One part of the Raphanus sativus cultivar WK10039 chromosome 7, ASM80110v3, whole genome shotgun sequence genome encodes these proteins:
- the LOC130497686 gene encoding metalloendoproteinase 2-MMP, translating to MRFCVLGLLSFILIVSPVSAWFFPNSTAIPPSLRNTTRVFWNAFSNFTGCHHGQNVDGLFRIKKYFQRFGYIPETYSGNFTDDFDDILKAAVELYQKNFRLNVTGELDAPTIKHIVIPRCGNPDVVNGTSVMHNGRRKTFEVNFSPGRGIPRLHTVKHYTLFPGEPRWPKDRRDLTYAFDPRNPLTDEVKSVFARAFGRWAEVTELNFTNIESFTTSDITIGFYTGDHGDGEPFDGVLGTLAHAFSPPSGKFHLDADENWVVSGDLDSFLSVTAAVDLESVAVHEIGHLLGLGHSSVEESIMYPTITTGKRKVDLTDDDVEGIQYLYGANPNFNGTTSPPATTTRQRDTGSFGAAWRIDGSSRLTIFSLFLSTVGLFLWLLP from the coding sequence ATGAGGTTTTGCGTTCTAGGGTTATTATCATTCATCTTAATCGTTTCTCCCGTCTCCGCCTGGTTCTTCCCCAACTCCACCGCCATTCCACCCTCTCTACGCAACACCACACGCGTTTTCTGGAACGCTTTCTCCAACTTCACCGGCTGCCACCACGGCCAAAACGTGGATGGTCTCTTCCGCATCAAGAAATACTTCCAACGTTTTGGTTACATCCCCGAAACGTATTCAGGAAACTTCACAGATGATTTCGACGACATCCTCAAAGCCGCCGTGGAACTATACCAAAAGAACTTCCGTCTTAACGTCACCGGAGAGCTCGACGCGCCAACCATCAAACACATCGTGATCCCACGTTGCGGTAACCCCGACGTGGTCAACGGTACGTCCGTGATGCACAACGGGAGAAGAAAGACCTTCGAGGTCAACTTCTCCCCCGGGAGAGGTATACCGCGTCTGCACACGGTCAAACACTACACGCTCTTCCCGGGGGAGCCACGGTGGCCGAAAGACCGCCGCGACTTGACCTACGCGTTCGACCCTAGAAACCCGTTAACAGACGAGGTCAAGAGCGTGTTCGCACGCGCGTTCGGACGTTGGGCAGAGGTCACCGAGCTAAACTTCACCAACATCGAGTCTTTCACGACGTCAGACATCACGATAGGGTTCTACACCGGAGACCACGGCGACGGGGAGCCTTTTGACGGCGTGTTGGGCACGTTGGCTCACGCTTTCTCGCCTCCGAGCGGGAAGTTCCACCTCGACGCAGACGAGAACTGGGTTGTCTCCGGAGACCTAGACAGCTTCCTCTCCGTTACGGCGGCGGTTGATCTCGAGTCGGTGGCGGTTCACGAGATCGGTCATCTTCTTGGTTTGGGACATTCCTCGGTGGAGGAGTCGATCATGTACCCGACCATCACGACGGGGAAACGTAAAGTTGACTTGACGGATGATGACGTGGAAGGGATACAGTACTTGTACGGTGCGAACCCTAATTTTAACGGCACAACATCGCCACCGGCCACCACCACTCGTCAACGAGATACTGGTAGCTTTGGTGCCGCCTGGAGAATCGACGGTTCATCGAGGTTGACGATTTTCAGTCTGTTCTTGTCAACCGTTGGATTGTTCTTGTGGTTGTTACCGTAG